The following coding sequences are from one bacterium SCSIO 12741 window:
- a CDS encoding DinB family protein: MNPSPQIAQHFRGVFFGGNWTTVNVKDTLAAITWKQALEQVGSFNTIATLSFHLSYFVHEVLPVLKGGPLTAHDKFSFDHPPIHSQEDWEAFQKEILKDAEEFATLVEQIPAEDWDAPFTDPKYGTLYRNIHGIIEHSHYHLGQIALIKKQLLEAQKK; the protein is encoded by the coding sequence ATGAATCCTTCACCTCAAATAGCTCAACATTTTCGCGGCGTATTTTTCGGTGGTAACTGGACCACTGTGAATGTGAAAGACACCCTGGCAGCAATTACCTGGAAGCAGGCTCTTGAACAGGTAGGGTCTTTTAATACGATTGCCACCCTTAGCTTTCACCTGAGCTACTTCGTTCATGAAGTTCTTCCCGTGCTTAAAGGAGGTCCACTTACTGCTCATGACAAATTCAGTTTTGATCATCCTCCGATACACTCTCAAGAAGATTGGGAGGCATTTCAAAAAGAAATTTTAAAAGACGCTGAAGAATTTGCCACCCTGGTAGAGCAGATTCCTGCCGAGGATTGGGACGCCCCTTTCACAGATCCCAAATACGGAACCTTGTACCGCAACATTCATGGTATTATCGAGCACAGCCATTATCATTTGGGGCAAATCGCTTTGATAAAAAAACAGTTGTTAGAGGCTCAGAAAAAATAA